The region GAGAGAAACTCCTGCATTGCTGTCTTTTGGTAGCATGCCATTTGGTAGCATACTGTAGCCTATATAgtatctgatgaaaaatacgttttcaacatacaaaaatgccgagttactcacacatacagagcaCTGGCTATAGGTCATTACTTAAAATCTTGGACTgccgttaaaagtattgatatcaaaattgtgccaagttacatgaaacaatattggctattttagcccacacaaattaaacaagctgttttCTTAAGCAATGCTAACCAGAGGtgcctaaattgtttcaagtaactttaCCTTTACGTTATATACTGGATCTGTCATCTCGTTAGCAAGGTAGCCAATGTTAAACTCGGTCAAAATGGCGAAAGCAGAACTGTCTAAAGtgtaggtgtattttatttgtatttcagaaatatgaatgagTTTATcgcaaagattatacagatgcaaaagcgataattaaattttttagtTACCCAGCAAGGCAGTACAATGAGTGAGAGGTTTTCTTGAGTCCGAGGAGGGGACTACAAAGTTTTGCTCTTTTAAACAACTGCACTTCtatgtccattttgcatgtgtatctgatgtttttattggctgatgtagctaaatgtcctaCGGGGAGACATTGTTTGTGGGctgggagcatttgtgatgatgtaatcaggcaggaaaaaaagaaggaagaaacgcaaaatccccttagtttggggcttagttgtgtgaatatgtgaagttgtttgtgcattatgtctgttgaaatggggacAGAAGGTACAGAAACGAATGTTTTGAAGAGAGTCtttggtcattgtggttatttctgtagggaaccctgaaaagtgccaaactcttggtgttgcataggtatggggcatgccaccctgccaaggcgtaatttggcgggatggcatacctgccatcccagtgaTGCAAGCCAGTATTTTGCAGCAGAATTCACTGCAGGTGAAAACTGGGCTACATTTCTGTCTatcttaaaacatatttttcacacatttaaagctgactttaattttttcttttgcaatcCCAGTGTCAGTAACAGCATAacatcacatttacaaacatatAATTTGattatattactattattgatTCTGTTAAAATAGCAGTAGTAATAGCTTGAAGCTCAATGTCCAATCTATATATCATGGCTTTCATACTTGTTAGGTTGAATAGCCTTTCTTTAATATGTCTGCAGGGTTCACAGCAGAAGGGGAACAGGGCTAAACCTGACACTCACTCCATCACAGACAACCACAGTCTGCTCAGGTGAGCTCAACTAGAGGACTTTTCTGGGTTCAAGGGTCTGTTGTCTTTTTCATGCATTCTTACCTTTCCACTTATAGAAAGGCCTCTGTGCTTTGACTAACACAATGACAGTGTGCCTTGCCCATGCAGTGCAGCGCTGGTCCAGAAGTCTCTGGTGTCCCCACCTAAAGAGAGAGCTGAGGACAGAGAGCTGGGTTCACAGTGCCGTGGTGAGAACGACAGAACCCACTGGGGTCAGGGGAAGAGCCGGCGGGCGCTGTccctccccctgaccccccgctctgagctgcagcaggagctgctggagcgACAGGCCCCCACCCTGGAGGCTCTGCAGCTGTACGAGCATGAGGAGGACACGGACAGTGCCAGCGACTTATCCGATTCAGAGAGGCTTCCTGTTCTTccctccccctgcaccccccctcacctcaaCCTGAGGGCTGAGGTCATCAACCCCAATGACTTCCACCCACCCTTCCCCGGCCCTCGTGGGCTAAACCATGGCAGCTACAGCTACCCAGACTTCCTGCCCCCGCCTTTCAACACCTGGAGCCTCCGGCAGCTGGCCCTCTTCCTCAATACTGAGGGCCGAGGGGCACCCCGGCCCAGGCCTGTGGGCAAGCTGGAAAAGTACCTGGAGCGACTGCTGCAGCTGGAGTGGCTCCAGATCCAGACAGTCCAGGAGGAGAATGGCAAGCCTGTGGCCCCTGTGTCTGCCAGCCGCCCCCGACCTCACACCGCTCCCCCCGCTCGCCTCAGCTCTCCCAAGAGCCTCAGGCAATGCCAGCGTGCCTTTCCCCTtgctttcctttcttccttGGGGAACCCCTCCACCATGCAGCTCTCGGGCCGCTATTGTCCGCACTGCCGCATCCGCTACCCTTTCTGCAACGGGACCTGCCGCTCTTACGCCTACCAGCGCCACTCGCGGCTGAGCCCCCTCCTGGAGCGCCGGGCGCAGGCCAGCGTCCCTCCTAAGCGCAGCAGCAGTGAGAGCCGAGTCCCGGCTCCCGACCCTGGGCCGGCCACGGGGGGGAGAAAGCCAGGGAGCCCGATGACTGGGAACGGCCACCTAAAGCGAATGCAGGCTGTGGGAAACATTCGCAACCCTTCGCCAGTCCAGAGTCCCACCGGCAAACTCCAGCCAGCCCCTAGGAACACCAGTAATGGGGCTGGGACCGGCAGGCCAAAGGGACAGTCGGAGGGCAAGGGTGCCCGCTATGGCAGTTTAAGAGAGGTTAGCCCAATGAGGAGTGgaaatgagaggaagagagtgggCATGGTTGCACAAGAGCCAAAACCATGTGCTGCCAAAACAGCCAAAGCTCATTCTCCCGTCACCAAGGGCCCGCCCACTGACAGGCCCAATGGGAAGGTGAAACACGTTGAATTTGTCACTAATTAGCACTATGTGAATTTTTCCCAGTCCCTGAGGGCCTCAATTTCCCATGCACTATAAAAAGTCTTGAATGCATCAGAAAAATATCCTTGTGGTAAATTAAATACCACaattgacagaaaaataaatagcttcttctgtgtgctgtaataATCTACCAGTTAGCGCACAGTATTATTGCCATCGATTATTGAAGGCTCACTTATAGCGAGGTATATTTgctttaaatacaaacaaaaaaaagaacacaatatCTTTTCAAAAATGGTCTTAGACTGAATAAATGGTTTTTCATTACTAAAGTCAGTTTGATGATCAGAAAACAAATAAGCTTAAATGTTGAATTAttacttatattttttaatgttgtcaGTTGCTGTCAGTATGTCAAGCTATAgaaatcaagcaaaaaaaaaaaatgcatatatattttgttgtgttgtgtaaaaaATTCATAATGATGTATGAAGAGCTTGTGTACGTCTCCCTCCATGTCAGTTATACACTGCAGGAGTAACAACGTTGAATGAAGTATCCATATATTTTACTACTATGAACGGTTTTGATAAGcagataaatatatttaaattgtaatagttactgaaatattgaaaatatcaGATATTTCTTGATGTGCATTTTGCATCGTTTACACttatgtgatgtgtttttttccatagGACAGTAGGTTAGCTTTTATGGTCTTCATTTCT is a window of Anguilla anguilla isolate fAngAng1 chromosome 13, fAngAng1.pri, whole genome shotgun sequence DNA encoding:
- the si:ch211-266k22.6 gene encoding protein FAM217B isoform X1, yielding MGPILQERATTTAFKKISVKERIRTKNSGINNQMASSKKGKVGQNCRPQKKAGAQPKYSSAREGKDPSPAPETGSQQKGNRAKPDTHSITDNHSLLSVPCPCSAALVQKSLVSPPKERAEDRELGSQCRGENDRTHWGQGKSRRALSLPLTPRSELQQELLERQAPTLEALQLYEHEEDTDSASDLSDSERLPVLPSPCTPPHLNLRAEVINPNDFHPPFPGPRGLNHGSYSYPDFLPPPFNTWSLRQLALFLNTEGRGAPRPRPVGKLEKYLERLLQLEWLQIQTVQEENGKPVAPVSASRPRPHTAPPARLSSPKSLRQCQRAFPLAFLSSLGNPSTMQLSGRYCPHCRIRYPFCNGTCRSYAYQRHSRLSPLLERRAQASVPPKRSSSESRVPAPDPGPATGGRKPGSPMTGNGHLKRMQAVGNIRNPSPVQSPTGKLQPAPRNTSNGAGTGRPKGQSEGKGARYGSLREVSPMRSGNERKRVGMVAQEPKPCAAKTAKAHSPVTKGPPTDRPNGKVKHVEFVTN
- the si:ch211-266k22.6 gene encoding protein FAM217B isoform X2, whose translation is MGPILQERATTTAFKKISVKERIRTKNSGINNQMASSKKGKVGQNCRPQKKAGAQPKYSSAREGKDPSPAPETGSQQKGNRAKPDTHSITDNHSLLSAALVQKSLVSPPKERAEDRELGSQCRGENDRTHWGQGKSRRALSLPLTPRSELQQELLERQAPTLEALQLYEHEEDTDSASDLSDSERLPVLPSPCTPPHLNLRAEVINPNDFHPPFPGPRGLNHGSYSYPDFLPPPFNTWSLRQLALFLNTEGRGAPRPRPVGKLEKYLERLLQLEWLQIQTVQEENGKPVAPVSASRPRPHTAPPARLSSPKSLRQCQRAFPLAFLSSLGNPSTMQLSGRYCPHCRIRYPFCNGTCRSYAYQRHSRLSPLLERRAQASVPPKRSSSESRVPAPDPGPATGGRKPGSPMTGNGHLKRMQAVGNIRNPSPVQSPTGKLQPAPRNTSNGAGTGRPKGQSEGKGARYGSLREVSPMRSGNERKRVGMVAQEPKPCAAKTAKAHSPVTKGPPTDRPNGKVKHVEFVTN